GCATAAAATGTAGGTACATTAAAATCATGAAGTCTTCCTTGTCCATTTATATCTTCAAATATATCAGTTAGAATAAACCCTGCTTGTAGCTGTCCACCTATCTGTTCTTCTATAGTATGTGAAAATTGGATACCCCAATCATTTTTTAATGATTTTTCATATAGCTCCTTATCCTTAAGTGGATTAAATGGCAATTTATTCATTAATTTTTCTTCTTCATCATCAAAAATGAAATTAATCCCATTATCTAATCCTGCTAAAAGAATTCCTCCTTTTTTTAGAATTCTATAGCATTCCTTCCAAACATGAACCACATCTTCAATGTAACAATTTGAAACTGGATGAAATATTAGGTCAAAGGCTTCATCTTCAAATGGCAATGGCTTAGTCATGTCAGCTTTAACTAGATTAATTTCGTAGCTTTCTCTTTTCGCAACTTCTTTTTCGCTTTGTAGCTGCTTTTCGGAATAATCTAGCACTGTACACTCTGCCCCTAGTGCAGAGAATATTGGCATCTGCTGTCCTCCTCCAGAAGCAAGTCCAAGCACCTTAGCTCCTTTCATATCACAAAACCATTCCTTTGGTACTGGCTTTGTAGGAGTTAAAACAACTGACCAGTCGTTATTCTTTGCTTTTTCAAAAGTCTCATGGTCTATGGGCTGCCCCCATTCCCATCCTTCATTTGCCCACTTATCAATAAATTCTGAATTAAGCTTAGTGTAATTATTATCCATACCTGCTCTCCTACTCTATTTCAAAATTTTTCTTATTTTAATAATATCATAAATTAGAATTTGCCAATCAAAATAGATTATTTCTTTCTAAATAAAAATTTTGTTCTTCATAAAATCTTCACATCCCTATGATAAATTGATAGCATCAAAAAATATTATTGTTTAATCCAAATGCTAGGGGGAGTAAAATGAATCAAAAATTAATACGTAAGGTGCTTCAAATAGAAGGTATGACCTGCTCTAACTGTGAGGTCATAATAGAAAATGCACTAAGCAAAGTAGATGGAATTATTGAAATTAAAGCCAAATACAAGAGCTCTACTATCTATATTACATATGACGATAATTTAATTTCGCTAAACCAGATTATCGACCATATTGAAAATATAGGCTATGAAGTAATTACTTCTCAAGAAAATCAAATTGCTTCACCTAGTAAACCAAAAAAATCAAAGGAAGAGCTTTCCACTAGCGATTTTTTAGGAATTGGGATAATAATTTTTTCCATATATATTATCATCAGCAACACAATTGGTTTTAATTTCATACCAGAAGTAAATCCAAACATGGGATACGGTGTGCTTTTCATTGTAGGACTTATCACTTCTCTTCACTGTCTTACTATGTGTGGAGGAATCAATTTATCTTCATGTATTTCCTACAATAAAGTCAATGACTCCTCAGACAAATTTTCAAAGTTTAAGCCAAGTTTTTTGTATAACAGTGGAAGAGTTGTCTCGTATACACTAATTGGTGGTATTGTTGGTGCTTTAGGTTCAGTTATAAGCTTTCCTGGGCCTGCAAAGGGTGTAGTTGCAATTATATCTGGTCTTTTGATGATTGTGATGGGGCTTAATATGTTAAATGTATTTCCTTGGCTTAGAAAATTTAATCCTAGGATGCCTAAATTCTTTGCAAGCAAAATCCATAACAGTGATAAAGAGTCTGGCCCGTTTTATATAGGACTTCTAAACGGATTAATGCCTTGTGGTCCACTCCAAGCGATGCAACTTTACGCTCTTGGTACTGGAAGCTTTCTAACTGGTGCTCTATCCATGTTTTTCTTCAGCCTAGGCACAGTTCCACTTATGTTTGGTCTAGGAGCAGTAAGCTCTCTTCTTAGCAGAAAATTTACACACAAAATGATGAAAATAAGTGCTGCACTAGTTATAGTGCTCGGCTTTATCATGGCTGATAGAGGTTTAGCGTTATCAGGAATATCCTCATCATCAGAAGCTTTTAATCCAGTTACAGTAACTCAAACCACAGAAAAAGCTGTAATTGACGGAAATATCCAAAGAGTCACAACTAGTTTGGCTTCAGGCAGATATGAACCTATTACTGTTCAGAAAGGCGTTCCTGTGATATGGACTATAACTGCTGAAAGCAGTGATATAAATGGCTGTAATAATGCACTTATAATTCCTGAATTTAGTAAAGAGCTTCAGCTAAAGCCAGGCGAAAATGTAATTGAATTTACCCCAACAAAGTCGGGTACATTCGAGTACAGCTGCTGGATGGGTATGATTACAAGTAAGATTGTAGTAGTAGATAATATAGGTGATGCAAGCGAAGCTGAAATTAACAACGTTGAAACAATGGAAAATGAAGCCCCTCTTTCATGCCATTAAATAATTTTAAAGCTTTATAAATAATATTCACTTTCAAAATAAAATTAAATCCTAAGAGGTGACAATGATGACAAAAGAAACGATAAAAATAGGCGGGATGAGCTGCGCTGCTTGTGCCAGCCGTATTGAAAAAATGATTGGAAAACTGGAAGGTGTTTCAGTTGCCGCTGTAAATTTTGCTACAGAAAAACTATTAGTCGAATACGATAATCAAACTGTATCAATCACAAAAATTAAAGAAACAGTAGAAAGAATAGGCTACGAGGTTCTAAATACAGAAAAAAAAGCCGCAATAGACGAAGACAAGCTTCGCAAAGAAAAAGAAATAGCAACTCTTTGGAAAAAATTTATAGTTTCAGCAATCTTTGCACTGCCTTTACTTTATATCGCTATGGTTCCAATGATTTCATGGCTATCATTTCCTATACCTAGCTTTTTAAATCCAATGCAATATCCTCTAGTTTTTGCGCTTACACAAATTGGGCTTGTAATACCTATACTAATCGCAGGTAATAAATTTTACTCAGTCGGCTTCAAAGCTTTGCTAGATAGAAGTCCAAATATGGACTCCCTTATTGCTATAGGTACTTCGGCTGCAGTTGCTTATAGCTTATATTCAGCATACCAGATATCAATAGGTAACTTCATGGCAGTTGATGAACTATATTTTGAAACTGCTGGAGTTATCATTACTTTGATATTACTAGGTAAATCCCTAGAAGCAGTTTCAAAAGGTAAAACCTCAGAGGCTATCAAGAAGCTGATGGGCTTAGCTCCAAAAACTGCTCTTATTATTAAGGATGGAAAAGAAATTGAAATTCCTATAGAGGATGTAGAAATCGGAGATATAATCCTTGTAAAGCCCGGAGAAAAAATCCCTGTTGATGGAGAGGTCATAGAAGGTAATACAGCAATTGACGAATCCATGCTAACAGGAGAAAGTATGCCTGTTGATAAAAAAGCTGGAGACAAGGTTTATGCCGCAAGTATTAATACAAATGGAATGATTTATTTCAAAGCCACTAAAATCGGAAGTGATACGGCTTTAGCTCAGATTATCAAGCTAGTTGAGGATGCTCAAGGCTCAAAAGCCCCTATCGCAAAAATGGCTGATATAGTTTCTGGTTATTTTGTTCCTATAGTAGTAGTAATTGCTATCCTTGCTTTTGCTGGTTGGTTTATAAGTGGCCAGTCGCTAGTTTTTTCTCTTACTATATTTATCTCAATTTTAGTTATTGCTTGTCCTTGTGCGCTTGGGCTTGCTACTCCTACAGCTATAATGGTTGCCACTGGTAAAGGAGCAGAGAATGGAATCCTCATCAAAGGTGGAGAGGCTCTTGAAACTACCCACAAGATTAATACTATAATCTTTGATAAAACAGGAACCATAACTGAGGGAAAACCTGAAGTTACAGATATTATAAATATGAAAGAAATCAGTAAAGATTATCTCCTTCAAATTGCTGCCTCTGGAGAGAAAGGCTCTGAGCATCCTCTTGGTCAAGCTATAGTTAAAAAAGCCGAAAGAGAAGCAGTGGAATTTTTTAAAGTAGAAGCCTTTAATGCTATCCCCGGTCACGGAATAGAAGTCACTATAAATAATGAAAATGTACTAATTGGAAATAGAAAACTTATGGATGACAAAAACATAGCTTTAGGAGATTTAGATAGTGAATCAGACAGATTAGCCTTAGAAGGCAAAACTCCTATGTATGTCGCTATGAACAATAAAATATCAGGCATCATAGCCGTTGCTGATGTAGTGAAGCCTAGCAGTGCAAAAGCAATTAAAAAGCTCCAATCAATGGGAATTGAAGTTGCTATGATAACAGGTGATAACAAAAAAACTGCACAGGCTATCGCCAGTCAAGTAGGTATAACTAGGGTATTATCCGAGGTTCTCCCTCAAGATAAGTCAAATGAAGTCAAAAAACTTCAAGCTGAAGGTAAAAAAGTAGCTATGGTTGGAGATGGTATTAACGATGCTCCTGCTCTTGCTCAGGCGGATATAGGTATAGCTATAGGCTCTGGTACAGATGTAGCAATGGAATCTGCTGATATTGTGCTTATGAAAAGCGACCTAATGGATGTTCCTACTGCAATACATCTTAGCAAAAGTACTATTCGAAATATAAAAGAAAATTTATTCTGGGCATTCGGATACAATGTTGCAGGTATCCCAATAGCAGCAGGAGTATTGTATATGTTTGGCGGTCCTTTATTAAATCCTATATTTGCCGCTGCGGCTATGTCTCTTAGCTCAGTTTCAGTTCTTGCTAATGCCTTAAGACTCAAAGGCTTCAAGGCTTATAAATAATTATTAAATTTAAAATTTGAAAGGATGAATTATAGTATGAAAAAGAAAAGTATATTAATTCCAGTTTTGCTTGTAGCTACTGTTATATTTGCAGGGTGCACTTCACAGCTAGACGTCGTAGCTGATAAATCAATTTCATCATTTGAAAGCGTTATTAATGAGCTTCCTATTGAAGCTGATTCAGAGGATTCTAGTTGGATTTTAACTGCACCTGATAACAGCGCTAAATTTTTATGGAGCAAGGATTTTTCATCAACAACTGACTATGATGTAAAGCTTGAGTTTGATTCGCAGCCATTTATAAATGCTGGTCTTGATATTAGCAAGCTTCCTGAAGGAGCTATATATGGAGATAAAATCATTCTAGGTACTGATTTAAGCGATGAGAAATCAACTTATAATGGCGAAGCAACTCCTCTTGATTCATATAAAAAAATTGTGGAAAAAAGCAGAGATAGTATAGGTTACCATGTCGCTTTAGATCATTACGGAATTGACTTAGAGAATGGAAATATGTTTGAGTGGGCAAAGGATATCAGTACAAATGACAAGGATATAGTATTTGTCTTAAATCCTCAGATGTTTATTGATGCTGGAGTTAATCCTCAGGAAGTAGAAGGCTGGGTATTTGCAAAGGTAGAAACTATGGATAAGGACGGCAAAAAAATTGAAGTTGATAAATTTTTAAAACCTTTTGATTTAAAATAGACATTCATTGCTATTGATTAGCTAAGTGAGGTATAATCAAAATAATTAATACAGCTTAAGTCCCCTTGAAAAAGAGGGGATTTTTCTTATATTTTATAATATATAAAGCCATTGATGGTTTTTGGAGGTTTTCATGCATAATGTCCAAAGAAAAATACTGGTTGTTGATGATGAAGTTAAAATAGTTGAGGTTGTTAAGTCATATTTAGAGAAAAACGGCTTTAATGTCATTGAGGCTTATACTGCAAAGGATGCTCTAGACAAATTTGAAAATGAAAATCCTAATCTTATCATACTTGATTTGATGCTTCCAGATATGAGTGGAGAGGAAATCTGCCAAGCTCTAAGAAAAAAATCAAGGGTTCCAATAATTATGCTTACTGCAAAAGTCGAAGAAGAGGATTTGCTAAAAGGCCTTAATATAGGAGCTGACGATTATGTAACAAAGCCCTTTAGCCCAAGACAGCTAGTTGCTAGAGTAGAAGCTGTATTAAGGCGCTCCTCTGATAATATAGCCCCTCTTGCAAATACTTTATCTTTTTACGATGATGAGCTTGCTATAGATGTCTTAAAATATGAGGTCAAAAAATATGGCGAAATTGTCAGTCTCACACCAAATGAATATAAGCTTCTTCTTACAATGGCAAAATATCCGGATAAAACCTTTACTAGAGATGAGCTCATAACAATCAGCCTTGGCGAAAATTTTAATGGCTACGATAGAACTATAGATACTCATATAAAAAATTTAAGGCAAAAAATTGAGCCAGACCCGAAGCATCCTAAATATATACTTACTATCCATGGAGTTGGATATAGGTTTGGAATTGAGTAGAAAGGTGAGTCTATTATGAAATATAGTTTCAGGACGAAATTATCGCTTTCTTATATAGCAGTAGTTTTAGTATCCGTGCTTTTAATCAGTATTATGATGAATCAGCTTCTTGACAAACATTTTAGAGACTATATAATCCAAAATCAAGAGCTAAAAAATAAAGCTGTTGTAAGTCAGGTAAGTCAGCAGTACAAAGCTGGGGGAATATGGAATACTGAGGCTATTGAAAATATCTGTATAAATGCTCTAGAGCAAGGAATGATTATAACGGTAAAGGATGTATCTGGAAACACTATATGGGATGCAAGAGCTCATGACAACGCTCAGTGTGAGGAAATTTTATCTGATATGGCCGATAATATGCATAGCCGTTATCCACATTGGGATGGTAGCTATGTAGAAAATTCCTATCCGATAACC
This region of Acetoanaerobium noterae genomic DNA includes:
- a CDS encoding heavy metal translocating P-type ATPase, which codes for MTKETIKIGGMSCAACASRIEKMIGKLEGVSVAAVNFATEKLLVEYDNQTVSITKIKETVERIGYEVLNTEKKAAIDEDKLRKEKEIATLWKKFIVSAIFALPLLYIAMVPMISWLSFPIPSFLNPMQYPLVFALTQIGLVIPILIAGNKFYSVGFKALLDRSPNMDSLIAIGTSAAVAYSLYSAYQISIGNFMAVDELYFETAGVIITLILLGKSLEAVSKGKTSEAIKKLMGLAPKTALIIKDGKEIEIPIEDVEIGDIILVKPGEKIPVDGEVIEGNTAIDESMLTGESMPVDKKAGDKVYAASINTNGMIYFKATKIGSDTALAQIIKLVEDAQGSKAPIAKMADIVSGYFVPIVVVIAILAFAGWFISGQSLVFSLTIFISILVIACPCALGLATPTAIMVATGKGAENGILIKGGEALETTHKINTIIFDKTGTITEGKPEVTDIINMKEISKDYLLQIAASGEKGSEHPLGQAIVKKAEREAVEFFKVEAFNAIPGHGIEVTINNENVLIGNRKLMDDKNIALGDLDSESDRLALEGKTPMYVAMNNKISGIIAVADVVKPSSAKAIKKLQSMGIEVAMITGDNKKTAQAIASQVGITRVLSEVLPQDKSNEVKKLQAEGKKVAMVGDGINDAPALAQADIGIAIGSGTDVAMESADIVLMKSDLMDVPTAIHLSKSTIRNIKENLFWAFGYNVAGIPIAAGVLYMFGGPLLNPIFAAAAMSLSSVSVLANALRLKGFKAYK
- a CDS encoding class I SAM-dependent methyltransferase; the encoded protein is MDNNYTKLNSEFIDKWANEGWEWGQPIDHETFEKAKNNDWSVVLTPTKPVPKEWFCDMKGAKVLGLASGGGQQMPIFSALGAECTVLDYSEKQLQSEKEVAKRESYEINLVKADMTKPLPFEDEAFDLIFHPVSNCYIEDVVHVWKECYRILKKGGILLAGLDNGINFIFDDEEEKLMNKLPFNPLKDKELYEKSLKNDWGIQFSHTIEEQIGGQLQAGFILTDIFEDINGQGRLHDFNVPTFYATRAVKK
- a CDS encoding response regulator transcription factor, giving the protein MHNVQRKILVVDDEVKIVEVVKSYLEKNGFNVIEAYTAKDALDKFENENPNLIILDLMLPDMSGEEICQALRKKSRVPIIMLTAKVEEEDLLKGLNIGADDYVTKPFSPRQLVARVEAVLRRSSDNIAPLANTLSFYDDELAIDVLKYEVKKYGEIVSLTPNEYKLLLTMAKYPDKTFTRDELITISLGENFNGYDRTIDTHIKNLRQKIEPDPKHPKYILTIHGVGYRFGIE
- a CDS encoding urease accessory protein UreH domain-containing protein, translating into MNQKLIRKVLQIEGMTCSNCEVIIENALSKVDGIIEIKAKYKSSTIYITYDDNLISLNQIIDHIENIGYEVITSQENQIASPSKPKKSKEELSTSDFLGIGIIIFSIYIIISNTIGFNFIPEVNPNMGYGVLFIVGLITSLHCLTMCGGINLSSCISYNKVNDSSDKFSKFKPSFLYNSGRVVSYTLIGGIVGALGSVISFPGPAKGVVAIISGLLMIVMGLNMLNVFPWLRKFNPRMPKFFASKIHNSDKESGPFYIGLLNGLMPCGPLQAMQLYALGTGSFLTGALSMFFFSLGTVPLMFGLGAVSSLLSRKFTHKMMKISAALVIVLGFIMADRGLALSGISSSSEAFNPVTVTQTTEKAVIDGNIQRVTTSLASGRYEPITVQKGVPVIWTITAESSDINGCNNALIIPEFSKELQLKPGENVIEFTPTKSGTFEYSCWMGMITSKIVVVDNIGDASEAEINNVETMENEAPLSCH